In a genomic window of Streptomyces koelreuteriae:
- a CDS encoding NmrA family NAD(P)-binding protein, producing the protein MTQTQKILVTGATGTVGRQVVAELLARGHAVRALTRDAAKAVLPDGVEVVEGDLTDPGSLAPALEGITGLHLITFGGAAFTPLETGPRILELARSAGVRRITVLHGGGPTPLEDAVRGDDAVSWTVLMPVEFMANALEWADGIRSAGEVREPFVERLSAMVHEGDIGAVAAVTLTEEGHAGQEYVITGPEVLTVGDKVKAVAAAAGREIALVELTEEQAVAQWRAAYLPEDVIGFLLEAYGNTPEVGRTVSGTVEKITGRPARTFARWADEHADVFRKRA; encoded by the coding sequence ATGACGCAGACGCAGAAGATCCTTGTCACCGGTGCCACCGGAACCGTCGGCCGCCAGGTGGTCGCCGAACTGCTCGCCCGGGGCCACGCGGTCCGTGCCCTCACACGGGACGCCGCGAAGGCCGTCCTCCCGGACGGTGTCGAGGTCGTCGAGGGCGACCTGACCGACCCGGGCAGCCTGGCCCCCGCCCTGGAGGGGATCACCGGACTTCACCTGATCACCTTCGGCGGGGCGGCCTTCACCCCGTTGGAGACCGGCCCCCGGATCCTGGAACTGGCCCGCTCGGCAGGTGTCCGCCGGATCACCGTGCTGCACGGCGGCGGGCCCACCCCGCTGGAGGACGCGGTGCGCGGCGACGACGCGGTGAGCTGGACCGTGCTCATGCCCGTCGAGTTCATGGCCAACGCCCTGGAGTGGGCGGACGGGATCCGGTCGGCGGGCGAGGTACGGGAGCCGTTCGTCGAACGGCTGAGTGCCATGGTCCACGAGGGCGACATCGGAGCCGTCGCCGCGGTCACCCTCACGGAGGAGGGCCACGCGGGCCAGGAGTATGTGATCACCGGCCCCGAAGTGCTCACCGTAGGCGACAAGGTGAAGGCCGTCGCCGCCGCGGCCGGCCGGGAGATCGCCCTGGTCGAACTGACCGAGGAGCAGGCCGTCGCCCAGTGGCGGGCCGCGTACCTCCCCGAGGACGTGATCGGCTTCCTGCTGGAGGCGTACGGGAACACCCCCGAGGTGGGCCGTACGGTCTCCGGCACCGTGGAGAAGATCACCGGCCGCCCGGCCCGCACCTTCGCCCGATGGGCCGACGAACACGCCGACGTTTTCCGCAAACGCGCCTGA
- a CDS encoding IS5 family transposase (programmed frameshift), translating into MRRHELTDESWAVIEPLLAPPRMGRPVRDRRQVVNGILWKLSTGAAWRDLPERYGPWKTVYERFRRWSADGTWDRLLAQVQQHCDAVGAVDWTVVCVDSTTVRAHQHAAGARKGGLWPGEAIGRSRGGLTTKIHLACDGQGRPLAFTLTAGNVNDCTQFEQVMARISVSRRGPGRPRTRPDRVVADKGYSSTKIRSYLRRRGIRAAIPERIDQINGRIRRGESLCRLDRTTYRRRNLVERCFNKLKHNKALATRYDKRARHYQAMVTLACLRLWLP; encoded by the exons GTGCGTCGTCATGAGCTGACTGATGAGTCGTGGGCGGTGATCGAGCCGTTGCTGGCTCCTCCGCGGATGGGGCGTCCGGTGCGGGATCGTCGGCAGGTGGTCAACGGCATCCTGTGGAAGCTGTCCACGGGGGCGGCCTGGCGGGACCTGCCTGAGCGTTACGGCCCGTGGAAGACGGTCTACGAACGTTTCCGCCGCTGGTCGGCAGACGGCACCTGGGACCGGCTGCTGGCCCAGGTCCAGCAGCACTGCGATGCCGTGGGCGCCGTGGACTGGACTGTCGTCTGCGTCGACTCCACGACTGTGCGGGCTCACCAGCATGCGGCCGGGGCCCGAAAGGG GGGGCTCTGGCCGGGCGAGGCGATCGGCCGGTCCCGTGGCGGGCTGACTACGAAGATCCACCTGGCCTGTGATGGGCAGGGCCGGCCGCTCGCCTTTACCCTGACCGCTGGGAACGTCAACGACTGCACCCAGTTCGAGCAGGTCATGGCCCGCATCAGCGTCAGCCGACGCGGGCCCGGCCGGCCCAGAACGCGGCCCGATCGGGTCGTCGCGGACAAGGGCTACTCGTCCACGAAGATCCGCTCCTACCTGCGTCGGCGGGGCATCAGAGCCGCGATCCCAGAGCGGATCGACCAGATCAACGGCCGCATCCGCCGAGGCGAAAGCCTCTGCCGACTCGACCGGACCACCTACCGGCGCCGCAACCTCGTCGAGCGCTGCTTCAACAAGCTCAAGCACAACAAGGCCCTGGCCACTCGCTACGACAAACGCGCCCGCCACTACCAAGCCATGGTCACCCTCGCCTGCCTACGCCTCTGGCTCCCCTGA
- a CDS encoding GNAT family N-acetyltransferase, with the protein MAIVLGEPEVDGLGEAVGVLREWQYEGAPMQLHPGDLGWFWRSGAEATAAAVRTWSRDGRILAVGLLDGPGLLRLTIAPAAHRDAELARQLVADVTDPERGVLPEGKVNVEAPTGALVQDLLSEHGWNTDEPWTPLRRDLTEPVKDPGVRIEVVGPEQAHVRAAVQRASFDGSTFTDGLWHAMAAGPPYADARCLIAYDDQGDAVAAVTVWSAGPGRPGLLEPMGVHREHRRHGYGRAITVAAAAALRELGSSSALVCTPSSNAGAVATYEAAGFRQRPEVRDLYRPA; encoded by the coding sequence ATGGCGATTGTCTTGGGCGAGCCGGAAGTCGACGGGCTGGGCGAGGCCGTGGGTGTGCTGCGGGAGTGGCAGTACGAGGGGGCGCCGATGCAACTGCATCCGGGCGACCTGGGATGGTTCTGGAGGTCGGGTGCGGAAGCGACCGCGGCGGCGGTCCGGACCTGGAGCCGTGACGGACGGATCCTCGCCGTCGGGCTGCTGGACGGCCCCGGGCTGCTCCGGCTGACGATCGCTCCCGCCGCTCATCGGGACGCAGAGCTGGCACGGCAGCTGGTCGCGGACGTGACAGACCCGGAACGCGGCGTTCTGCCCGAGGGAAAGGTGAACGTCGAGGCGCCGACGGGCGCACTGGTCCAGGACCTGTTGTCCGAGCACGGCTGGAACACCGACGAGCCGTGGACCCCGTTGCGGCGCGATCTCACGGAGCCGGTGAAGGATCCGGGCGTACGGATCGAGGTGGTCGGGCCGGAGCAAGCACATGTCCGGGCCGCCGTACAGCGGGCGTCGTTCGACGGGTCGACGTTCACGGACGGGCTCTGGCACGCGATGGCGGCCGGACCGCCGTACGCCGACGCCCGGTGTCTGATCGCCTACGACGACCAGGGCGACGCGGTGGCGGCGGTGACGGTGTGGTCGGCCGGTCCGGGAAGGCCCGGGTTGCTCGAACCGATGGGTGTGCACCGGGAACATCGCCGTCACGGCTACGGCAGGGCGATCACCGTCGCCGCGGCGGCCGCACTCCGGGAGCTGGGCTCCTCGAGCGCGCTCGTCTGCACCCCGAGCTCCAACGCCGGTGCCGTCGCCACGTACGAGGCGGCCGGCTTCCGGCAACGCCCCGAGGTCCGGGACCTGTACCGGCCCGCCTAG
- a CDS encoding maleylacetate reductase codes for MTFRNEFSYETRPVRVVFRPGAAVTATPGEAARLGLRRLLVVCGSRGETVARAVADALGDACVGLHAEARMHVPAEDAERAVEAVRAAGADGCVAVGGGSAIGLGKAVALRTGLPLIAVPSTYSGSEMTPVWGLTEHGAKRTGRDPVVQPRSVVYDPRLTLSLPVPLTVTSGVNALAHAVEALYAPDASPLVSVMAEEGVRAMAGALPHLVEDPQDLDARGRALYAAWLCGACLGATTMGLHHKMCHVLGGTFGLPHAETHTVVLPYALVYNAPAAPEALTVLGRALGTDDVPRALWELAGRLGAPRSLAELGLTETDLAPAAARVAGEPYANPRPVTADGALAVLRAAYEGGPPEPVRSR; via the coding sequence ATGACGTTCCGGAACGAGTTCTCCTACGAGACCAGGCCCGTGCGAGTCGTCTTCCGGCCCGGCGCGGCCGTCACCGCGACCCCGGGCGAGGCCGCACGCCTGGGCCTGCGGCGGCTGCTCGTGGTGTGCGGCAGCAGGGGCGAGACGGTCGCCCGCGCGGTGGCGGACGCGCTCGGCGACGCCTGCGTCGGACTGCACGCCGAGGCCCGGATGCACGTACCCGCCGAGGACGCCGAACGGGCCGTGGAGGCGGTGCGCGCGGCCGGGGCGGACGGTTGCGTCGCGGTCGGCGGCGGCTCCGCCATCGGGCTCGGCAAGGCCGTCGCCCTGCGCACCGGGCTGCCGTTGATCGCCGTACCGTCGACCTACTCGGGCTCCGAGATGACGCCGGTCTGGGGCCTGACCGAGCACGGCGCCAAGCGCACCGGCCGCGACCCGGTCGTCCAGCCCCGCAGCGTCGTCTACGACCCCCGCCTCACCCTCTCCCTGCCCGTGCCGCTGACCGTGACCAGCGGCGTCAACGCGCTCGCGCACGCCGTCGAGGCGCTGTACGCCCCGGACGCCTCGCCGCTCGTCTCGGTCATGGCCGAGGAGGGCGTACGGGCGATGGCCGGGGCACTGCCGCACCTGGTCGAAGACCCACAGGACCTGGACGCGCGCGGCCGGGCGCTGTACGCGGCCTGGCTGTGCGGCGCGTGCCTCGGCGCGACCACGATGGGGCTGCACCACAAGATGTGCCATGTGCTGGGCGGCACCTTCGGGTTGCCGCACGCCGAGACCCACACCGTCGTGCTGCCGTACGCCCTGGTCTACAACGCCCCCGCCGCGCCGGAGGCGTTGACCGTACTGGGGCGGGCCCTCGGCACCGACGACGTGCCGCGCGCCCTGTGGGAGCTGGCCGGACGTCTCGGCGCACCGCGGTCCCTCGCCGAACTCGGCCTCACGGAAACCGACCTGGCACCGGCGGCGGCCCGGGTCGCGGGCGAGCCGTACGCCAACCCCCGCCCGGTGACGGCGGACGGGGCCCTGGCCGTGCTGCGGGCGGCGTACGAGGGAGGACCGCCGGAGCCCGTCCGGAGCCGGTAG
- a CDS encoding intradiol ring-cleavage dioxygenase: protein MTTDATGTGVTEQALASLRGTADPRLRELLTGLVRHLHDFARETRLTQEEWERAIDFLTATGQACTDTRQEFILLSDVLGLSMLVETVNGDRAPGATESTVLGPFHMTESPVRELGADIDLVGGGETCVISGRVLARDGTPLPGAVVDVWQADDKGYYDVQQPGVQPAGNGRGLFTADADGRFWFRTCVPAAYPIPTDGPVGGLLHATGRHPYRPAHIHFIAAAEGHTPVTTHIFVAGGEYLDTDAVFAVKQSLVKDFAETDDPSLAKEFGVPNPFRLARFDLVLEPAA from the coding sequence ATGACCACCGACGCGACGGGGACCGGCGTCACCGAGCAGGCCCTCGCCAGCCTCCGCGGAACCGCCGACCCGCGGCTGCGTGAGCTGCTCACCGGACTCGTCCGCCATCTGCACGACTTCGCGCGGGAGACCCGGCTCACGCAGGAGGAGTGGGAGCGGGCGATCGACTTCCTGACGGCGACGGGGCAGGCCTGCACCGACACCCGGCAGGAGTTCATCCTGCTGTCGGACGTGCTCGGCCTGTCCATGCTGGTGGAGACCGTCAACGGCGACCGTGCGCCCGGGGCCACCGAGTCGACCGTGTTGGGGCCCTTCCACATGACCGAGTCGCCGGTCCGTGAACTCGGCGCCGACATCGACCTGGTGGGCGGCGGCGAGACGTGTGTGATCAGCGGCCGGGTACTGGCGCGGGACGGCACACCGTTGCCCGGTGCCGTCGTCGACGTCTGGCAGGCCGACGACAAGGGCTACTACGACGTCCAGCAGCCCGGCGTCCAGCCCGCGGGCAACGGACGCGGGCTGTTCACCGCCGACGCCGATGGCCGCTTCTGGTTCCGCACCTGCGTTCCGGCCGCGTACCCCATCCCCACCGACGGTCCGGTCGGCGGTCTGCTACACGCGACCGGTCGGCACCCCTACCGTCCCGCGCACATCCACTTCATCGCCGCGGCCGAGGGACACACGCCCGTCACCACCCATATCTTCGTGGCGGGCGGGGAGTACCTGGACACCGACGCGGTGTTCGCCGTGAAGCAGAGCCTGGTCAAGGACTTCGCGGAGACCGACGACCCCTCCCTGGCGAAGGAGTTCGGCGTGCCGAACCCCTTCCGGCTCGCCCGCTTCGACCTCGTCCTGGAGCCTGCCGCATGA